One genomic window of Erinaceus europaeus chromosome 7, mEriEur2.1, whole genome shotgun sequence includes the following:
- the LOC103122424 gene encoding large ribosomal subunit protein eL38-like, translating to MPHKEKIKDFLLKVRCKDAKSVKTKKNRDNEKFKVRCSRYLYTMVIIDKEKAEKLKQSLPPGLVVKELK from the coding sequence ATGCCCCACAAAGAGAAGATCAAGGATTTCCTACTGAAGGTGAGGTGCAAGGACGCAAAGTCTGTCAAGACTAAGAAAAACAGGGATAATGAGAAGTTTAAAGTCCGGTGCAGCAGGTACCTTTATACAATGGTCATCATAGacaaagagaaggcagagaaactGAAGCAGTCCCTGCCCCCAGGTTTGGTAGTAAAAGAGCTGAAATGA